In one Xyrauchen texanus isolate HMW12.3.18 chromosome 18, RBS_HiC_50CHRs, whole genome shotgun sequence genomic region, the following are encoded:
- the LOC127659330 gene encoding gamma-crystallin S-1-like, translating into MGKIIFYEDRNFGGRHHECMSDCADLHSYFNRCQSIRVESGYFMVYDRPNFMGRQYFLRRGEYPDYMRMMGMNDCIRSCRMIPMHHSSFRMRLYEHSDMGGRTMELMDDCPNLMDRFHMSDFNSCHVMDGHWLMYEQPNYMGRHFYLRPGEYRRYSDWGGMSSSMGSIRRIMDL; encoded by the exons ATGGGAAAG ATTATCTTTTACGAGGATAGAAACTTTGGTGGCCGTCACCATGAGTGCATGAGTGACTGTGCTGACCTGCACTCCTACTTCAACCGTTGTCAATCCATCAGAGTAGAAAGTGGTTACTTCATGGTCTATGACAGACCCAACTTCATGGGCCGCCAGTACTTTCTGAGGAGGGGCGAGTACCCTGATTACATGCGAATGATGGGAATGAACGATTGCATCAGATCCTGTCGTATGATTCCTATG CATCATAGTTCCTTCAGAATGAGGCTCTATGAGCATTCTGACATGGGTGGCCGCACGATGGAACTTATGGATGATTGCCCCAACCTCATGGACCGCTTCCATATGTCTGACTTCAATTCCTGCCATGTGATGGATGGTCACTGGCTCATGTATGAGCAGCCCAATTATATGGGCAGGCACTTTTACCTAAGGCCTGGCGAGTACAGAAGGTACAGCGACTGGGGTGGAATGAGTTCCAGTATGGGCTCCATCAGACGTATCATGGACCTCTAA
- the si:dkey-57a22.14 gene encoding gamma-crystallin S-1 isoform X1, protein MGKIIFYEDKNFEGHQYECSGDCADMLCYLNCCNSIRVENGCFMIYEQPHFSGQQYLLRKGEYPEYECWLGKNDFVCSCRVIPMTQGSTHEVKLFERMEFGGQMMDLVDDCPNVMNIFHTNNIFSCKVVGGNWLFYENSNYRGRMYLIRPGEYTRFTEWGGKSACVGSIKRIID, encoded by the exons ATGGGAAAG ATAATTTTCTATGAAGACAAGAATTTTGAGGGTCATCAGTATGAATGCAGTGGTGATTGTGCAGATATGCTCTGCTATCTTAACTGCTGTAACTCCATCAGGGTGGAAAATGGATGCTTCATGATCTATGAACAACCACATTTCAGTGGCCAACAATACCTGCTCCGTAAAGGAGAGTACCCCGAGTATGAGTGCTGGTTGGGAAAAAATGACTTTGTCTGCTCCTGTCGTGTTATTCCCATG ACACAGGGATCTACCCATGAGGTGAAGCTTTTTGAAAGAATGGAGTTTGGAGGTCAAATGATGGATCTTGTGGATGACTGCCCTAATGTGATGAACATTTTCCATACAAACAACATATTCTCCTGCAAGGTAGTAGGTGGAAACTGGCTCTTCTATGAAAATTCTAACTACAGAGGCAGGATGTACCTTATAAGGCCTGGAGAATACACCAGATTTACTGAATGGGGAGGCAAGAGTGCCTGTGTGGGTTCCATTAAACGGATCATTGATTAA
- the si:dkey-57a22.14 gene encoding gamma-crystallin S-1 isoform X2: MRKIIFYEDKNFEGHQYECSGDCADMLCYLNCCNSIRVENGCFMIYEQPHFSGQQYLLRKGEYPEYECWLGKNDFVCSCRVIPMTQGSTHEVKLFERMEFGGQMMDLVDDCPNVMNIFHTNNIFSCKVVGGNWLFYENSNYRGRMYLIRPGEYTRFTEWGGKSACVGSIKRIID, translated from the exons ATGAGGAAA ATAATTTTCTATGAAGACAAGAATTTTGAGGGTCATCAGTATGAATGCAGTGGTGATTGTGCAGATATGCTCTGCTATCTTAACTGCTGTAACTCCATCAGGGTGGAAAATGGATGCTTCATGATCTATGAACAACCACATTTCAGTGGCCAACAATACCTGCTCCGTAAAGGAGAGTACCCCGAGTATGAGTGCTGGTTGGGAAAAAATGACTTTGTCTGCTCCTGTCGTGTTATTCCCATG ACACAGGGATCTACCCATGAGGTGAAGCTTTTTGAAAGAATGGAGTTTGGAGGTCAAATGATGGATCTTGTGGATGACTGCCCTAATGTGATGAACATTTTCCATACAAACAACATATTCTCCTGCAAGGTAGTAGGTGGAAACTGGCTCTTCTATGAAAATTCTAACTACAGAGGCAGGATGTACCTTATAAGGCCTGGAGAATACACCAGATTTACTGAATGGGGAGGCAAGAGTGCCTGTGTGGGTTCCATTAAACGGATCATTGATTAA
- the si:dkey-57a22.15 gene encoding gamma-crystallin M2 isoform X1, translating into MFLDLTESYASVNNILLIILTRSFSSHNHNIIFFEDKNFLGRSYECSNDCTDLHTYFSRCNSVRVESGCFMIYERPNYMGHQYYMKRGEYPDYQRWMGFSSCIRSCRMIPMYRGPYRLRIYEKADYSGHMMEFLDDCPCVSDRFHHRHVYSCNVMNGYWIFYEYPNYRGRQYFLKPGEYRRYRDWCATCAIVGSFRRVTDF; encoded by the exons atgtttctGGATTTGACT GAAAGCTATGCTAGTGTAAACAACATTCTTCTCATCATCTTAACAAGGTCCTTCTCATCACACAACcacaat ATAATTTTTTTCGAGGACAAAAATTTTCTAGGTCGTAGTTATGAGTGCAGCAATGACTGCACAGACCTGCACACTTACTTCAGTCGCTGCAACTCCGTCAGAGTGGAGAGTGGCTGTTTCATGATCTATGAACGTCCAAATTATATGGGCCACCAGTATTATATGAAAAGAGGCGAGTATCCTGACTACCAGAGATGGATGGGCTTCAGTAGCTGTATTCGATCCTGTCGTATGATTCCAATG TACAGGGGTCCTTACAGACTGAGGATCTATGAGAAGGCTGACTACAGCGGTCACATGATGGAATTCTTGGACGATTGCCCCTGTGTGTCTGATCGTTTCCACCATCGGCATGTGTACTCCTGTAATGTGATGAATGGCTACTGGATCTTTTATGAATATCCCAACTACAGAGGGAGGCAGTACTTCCTGAAACCTGGGGAATACAGGAGATACCGAGACTGGTGTGCTACCTGCGCCATTGTGGGCTCCTTCAGACGAGTCACTGATTTTTAG
- the si:dkey-57a22.15 gene encoding gamma-crystallin M2 isoform X2 — protein MFLDLTIIFFEDKNFLGRSYECSNDCTDLHTYFSRCNSVRVESGCFMIYERPNYMGHQYYMKRGEYPDYQRWMGFSSCIRSCRMIPMYRGPYRLRIYEKADYSGHMMEFLDDCPCVSDRFHHRHVYSCNVMNGYWIFYEYPNYRGRQYFLKPGEYRRYRDWCATCAIVGSFRRVTDF, from the exons atgtttctGGATTTGACT ATAATTTTTTTCGAGGACAAAAATTTTCTAGGTCGTAGTTATGAGTGCAGCAATGACTGCACAGACCTGCACACTTACTTCAGTCGCTGCAACTCCGTCAGAGTGGAGAGTGGCTGTTTCATGATCTATGAACGTCCAAATTATATGGGCCACCAGTATTATATGAAAAGAGGCGAGTATCCTGACTACCAGAGATGGATGGGCTTCAGTAGCTGTATTCGATCCTGTCGTATGATTCCAATG TACAGGGGTCCTTACAGACTGAGGATCTATGAGAAGGCTGACTACAGCGGTCACATGATGGAATTCTTGGACGATTGCCCCTGTGTGTCTGATCGTTTCCACCATCGGCATGTGTACTCCTGTAATGTGATGAATGGCTACTGGATCTTTTATGAATATCCCAACTACAGAGGGAGGCAGTACTTCCTGAAACCTGGGGAATACAGGAGATACCGAGACTGGTGTGCTACCTGCGCCATTGTGGGCTCCTTCAGACGAGTCACTGATTTTTAG
- the si:dkey-57a22.15 gene encoding gamma-crystallin M2 isoform X3 — protein MGKIIFFEDKNFLGRSYECSNDCTDLHTYFSRCNSVRVESGCFMIYERPNYMGHQYYMKRGEYPDYQRWMGFSSCIRSCRMIPMYRGPYRLRIYEKADYSGHMMEFLDDCPCVSDRFHHRHVYSCNVMNGYWIFYEYPNYRGRQYFLKPGEYRRYRDWCATCAIVGSFRRVTDF, from the exons ATGGGCAAG ATAATTTTTTTCGAGGACAAAAATTTTCTAGGTCGTAGTTATGAGTGCAGCAATGACTGCACAGACCTGCACACTTACTTCAGTCGCTGCAACTCCGTCAGAGTGGAGAGTGGCTGTTTCATGATCTATGAACGTCCAAATTATATGGGCCACCAGTATTATATGAAAAGAGGCGAGTATCCTGACTACCAGAGATGGATGGGCTTCAGTAGCTGTATTCGATCCTGTCGTATGATTCCAATG TACAGGGGTCCTTACAGACTGAGGATCTATGAGAAGGCTGACTACAGCGGTCACATGATGGAATTCTTGGACGATTGCCCCTGTGTGTCTGATCGTTTCCACCATCGGCATGTGTACTCCTGTAATGTGATGAATGGCTACTGGATCTTTTATGAATATCCCAACTACAGAGGGAGGCAGTACTTCCTGAAACCTGGGGAATACAGGAGATACCGAGACTGGTGTGCTACCTGCGCCATTGTGGGCTCCTTCAGACGAGTCACTGATTTTTAG
- the LOC127659149 gene encoding gamma-crystallin M1-like, producing the protein MLSKYKSTVSCSIEEKQHTITMGKIIFYEDRNFQGRHYDCMSDCSDISSYLSRVGSIRVDSGCFMVYERNGFIGNQFFLKRGEYHDIQRIMSMGMMFDTIRSCRMIPPYRGSFRMRIYERDNFEGQMYELMDDCDNIMDRFRMSDCQSCHVMDGHWLMYEQPNYRGRMMYFRPGEYRSFRDMGYSNMRFMSMRRINDMC; encoded by the exons ATGCTATCAAAGTACAAAAGTACAGTGAGCTGCAGCATTGAGGAAAAACAACACACTATCACAATGGGCAAG ATCATCTTCTATGAGGACAGGAACTTCCAGGGCCGCCACTATGACTGCATGAGTGACTGCTCTGATATCTCCTCATACCTGAGCCGTGTTGGGTCCATCAGGGTGGATAGTGGTTGCTTTATGGTCTATGAGCGCAATGGCTTCATAGGCAACCAGTTCTTCCTGAAGAGGGGCGAGTACCATGACATCCAGCGAATAATGAGCATGGGCATGATGTTCGACACTATCAGATCTTGCCGCATGATTCCTCCA TACAGAGGATCTTTTAGAATGAGGATTTATGAGAGGGATAATTTCGAAGGCCAGATGTATGAGTTGATGGATGACTGTGACAACATTATGGACCGTTTCCGTATGTCTGATTGCCAGTCCTGCCATGTGATGGATGGTCATTGGCTCATGTATGAGCAGCCCAACTACAGAGGCAGGATGATGTACTTCAGGCCCGGAGAATACAGGAGCTTCAGGGACATGGGATACAGCAACATGAGATTCATGAGCATGAGGCGTATCAATGACATGTGTTAA